GTATCCGTTTTATTTCAAACGTTCGTCCTTTTACTCTTCTTCCTAAAAATGATACAGACAGTTTCGTACAGCTTATTACACCTGTCAGAACAAACTAAAAAATGTTAGAATAGACTTAACGAAAGTGAGGTCTATTTTTTTATGGAAATCATTTATACTGAAATTACACAAGATCTAACTCAATTTCTTTTGGAGCGTGCACAGCAGGCATTGAAAGAAGAAAAAAAAGTTTATTATATTGTTCCGTCTTCAATGTCTTTTGAAAAAGAAAAGGAAATATTAGAGCGCATTTCATCAGGTGCAGATACCGCCGTTTTCGACCTCTTAGTCACACGTTTTAAACAGCTTCCTTATTATTTTGAGCGTAAAGAAAAAAATACAGATGAAAAAGTCGAACTCAGTCAGTCAGGATTGAGTATGCTTTTTCGTAAAGTCTTGAAGTCGTTTTCTAAAGAAGAATTGACACTTTATTATAGTTTGCAAAGTTCACCAGCTTTTCTTGAAATGTTGGTAAATTTGCGTGCAGAATTGGTTACTGCAAATTTGACATGTGAAGACTTACCTGAAAGTCCCAAAAATGTGGAGTTATCAGCAATTTTGGGGCGTTTTGAAGAGGAATTAAATCTCTCTTATGCTAATTTTTCAGAATTTCAATATTTCATTCAAAGTATAAATAACGGTAAATTTAATAAAGTGTTACATGAGGCGGTAATCATCATTGATGGGTATACACGGTTTACTGCTGAAGAAGAAAGTTTTATTTCTGCCCTTCATTCCGTAGGTTCAGAGATTATCATTGGGACCTATGCCCGCTCATCAGACTATAAGTTGACAGATTTTTCTTTATCGGTTTACACCAATGCTTTAGAAATGATGCAACGTTTTCGCAACAAGTTTTCTGCTCAAATCTCTCCTGTTTCGAATAGAATCCCAGATACAGTGTATGATAAGTTGACACGTTTGATTGAACTGGAAACTAATTTTCTTCAAGAAAGAGAAAACATTGAACTGGAGAGCAATGATAAAGAACATTTCGAAATCTGGGAAGCAGAAAACCAGATGGCAGAAATTGAAGCTGTTGCGAAAGACATCCGCCAAAAGATAGTCCAAGGCGCTTTATTTAAAGACTTTACGGTATTGGTTGGTGATGTAGAAGCTTATGCAATACCGGTTCAAGAAATCTTTGACTTGTATGAGATCCCTTTTTTCTATGCTCAAGAAGAAGCCATGAGTCAGCATCCATTGATTATTTTCTTAGAAAGTCTTTATGCAATAAAAAAGAACAATTATCGTACCAATGATGTGGTTAATCTCCTTAAAAGTAAGGTTTACAGTGGTGTAAACTTTAACCAAGATGCCTTAGATTACTTTGAATACTATGTGAACAAGTATAAAATTCGAGGCAGAAAGAAGTTTGCTACTGCGTTTGAAGAAAGTGAATTTTTGGAACTGGAGCAGGTTGAAACTTTAAGAGAAGAGATGCTTGGGGAAACCTCAGCTCTCCAAAATTTTTTGACAGGTGCTTCAGAAAAAACGGGAGCCAAATGGCTTGAACAATTTCAACATTTTCTCCAAGAAGGAAATATTCTTGAGAATATGAATCTTCTTTATCATCAAGCTGAAGCTGAAGAAAATCATGTCTTGGCAGATAAGTACGAACAGGTTTGGAAATTACTGCTCTCTAATTTGAAGGAGTTTCAGGCCGTTTTTGCTGAGCAAAAGATGAAAGTACTCGAATTTCTTGAGTTGATTTTAGCTGGGTTGAAAGGTGCGAAATATCGCCAAATTCCTGCAAATGTTGAT
This window of the Lactococcus garvieae subsp. garvieae genome carries:
- the rexB gene encoding ATP-dependent nuclease subunit B; its protein translation is MEIIYTEITQDLTQFLLERAQQALKEEKKVYYIVPSSMSFEKEKEILERISSGADTAVFDLLVTRFKQLPYYFERKEKNTDEKVELSQSGLSMLFRKVLKSFSKEELTLYYSLQSSPAFLEMLVNLRAELVTANLTCEDLPESPKNVELSAILGRFEEELNLSYANFSEFQYFIQSINNGKFNKVLHEAVIIIDGYTRFTAEEESFISALHSVGSEIIIGTYARSSDYKLTDFSLSVYTNALEMMQRFRNKFSAQISPVSNRIPDTVYDKLTRLIELETNFLQERENIELESNDKEHFEIWEAENQMAEIEAVAKDIRQKIVQGALFKDFTVLVGDVEAYAIPVQEIFDLYEIPFFYAQEEAMSQHPLIIFLESLYAIKKNNYRTNDVVNLLKSKVYSGVNFNQDALDYFEYYVNKYKIRGRKKFATAFEESEFLELEQVETLREEMLGETSALQNFLTGASEKTGAKWLEQFQHFLQEGNILENMNLLYHQAEAEENHVLADKYEQVWKLLLSNLKEFQAVFAEQKMKVLEFLELILAGLKGAKYRQIPANVDVVNVKDYELVEARTNKYIYAIGLTMANFPKIKKNSSLLSDEERAIINQNVSHDDFRFIEQLNVTNSSKNTFTSVSLVNAATEKLVLSTPQIYANAQDDSSALLQLFIEHTKEGESIKREVSSVNLLETVTHIGNTRSLITNIGKIEHLLAQEETDETEDKRSFWSSLFRILLKENSDFQRLIHNLDQDIAPVSLAPETVKEIYNDKIHASVSSFERFYNCEYQYFFEQTLGLESFENIDLNSKVVGNFFHEVFEKLLDKSNLTSKNFDQHLESVLHEVDTSYARYFTQDATAQFTWANLGEIVKQTAVVLKKGLGNDQMKTLATESAFGLPQSELGNFSIDKINLRGRIDRIDQFFDESIGAIDYKSSQHKFDLASAYDGTSLQFLTYLDVLKQMNADQKLWGALYLQLKNESINLSDVDYLGEIAALLAKKMRYEGLILEEYKDKVNQEIDVVNINRNNVYSQEEFEGLIKLNESHYARAGERLREGEIAINPVMTKEGIDKSGNVHGCRYCPLKSICRFEASRHMNDYAREVGQKSRKEILEELKGGPVND